A genomic window from Silene latifolia isolate original U9 population chromosome Y, ASM4854445v1, whole genome shotgun sequence includes:
- the LOC141631882 gene encoding uncharacterized protein LOC141631882, with protein MAKWSVHLSGYDLKFEPRTTIKSEALEDFMSDFCPALQTQAEQDFLNLEEDKGDQVWELHVDGASKARGAGVGLATNNEEEYEALILDLKLALDLKIKHLRVFSDSKLIVNHVNDSYEARDSSILAYLDIAIELTLRFATFNIKQIPRDQNTEADALATLGAAFKAGTISTIPIVHVLEPAILKSEQEARVLCSTNNEEDTPDWRKPYQDWLQNDILPADKKEVRSFRMKASRFILINGVLFRKSLAGPYLRCLDREESQAVLHTLHSGECGNHAGGRSLSNKAVR; from the exons ATGGCTAAGTGGTCCGTACACTTGAGCGGCTATGACTTGAAATTTGAACCTCGTACAACAATAAAGTCTGAGGCTCTGGAGGATTTTATGTCTGACTTCTGCCCGGCTCTTCAGACCCAGGCAGAACAAGATTTCCTGAACCTGGAGGAAGATAAAGGAGATCAAGTGTGGGAGCTACATGTGGATGGAGCCTCCAAAGCTAGAGGAGCAGGAGTAGGATTG gccacAAACAACGAAGAAGAGTATGAGGCATTAATCCTGGATCTGAAGCTGGCTCTGGATCTGAAAATCAAGCACCTTAGGGTTTTCAGTGATTCCAAACTAATAGTTAACCATGTGAATGACTCTTATGAAGCCAGGGACTCAAGTATATTGGCATACCTAGATATAGCAATAGAATTGACCCTCAGATTTGCTACATTCAATATTAAGCAGATTCCCAGGGACCAGAACACAGAAGCAGACGCCCTAGCCACCCTGGGGGCAGCGTTCAAAGCAGGAACCATCTCGACAATACCAATTGTCCACGTTCTGGAACCAGCAATACTGAAATCTGAACAGGAAGCAAGAGTGTTGTGCAGCACCAACAATGAAGAAGATACTCCAGACTGGAGAAAACCGTACCAGGACTGGCTGCAAAATGACATCCTGCCAgcagataaaaaggaggtaaggaGCTTCAGAATGAAAGCATCCAGATTCATACTAATTAATGGTGTTTTGTTCAGGAAATCTCtcgctggaccctacctcagatgcctggatcggGAAGAATCTCAGGCTGTTTTGCATACTCTACAcagtggagaatgtggaaaccatgcagggggcaggagtctgtccAATAAGGCAGTGAGGTag